In Gossypium arboreum isolate Shixiya-1 chromosome 5, ASM2569848v2, whole genome shotgun sequence, a single genomic region encodes these proteins:
- the LOC108452132 gene encoding small ubiquitin-related modifier 1-like, translating into MPRSAAASSSGGDDKALTTADGQSQIIQVCVKSQDGNKVVYNIKRHAKLIKLMHAYCRKKQLDIHTVRFIYEGHRVPGKYTSDQLNLEDGAEICCMFHQSGGGVCSMPKITSAFI; encoded by the exons ATGCCTCGATCTGCTGCTGCTAGTAGCAGCGGCGGTGATGATAAAGCCTTAACAACTGCTGATGGTCAATCGCAGATAATCCAGGTTTGCGTGAAGAGTCAG GATGGGAATAAGGTAGTCTATAACATTAAGCGCCATGCGAAGTTAATCAAACTGATGCATGCTTACTGCAGAAAGAAGCAATTGGATATTCATACTGTGCGTTTTATTTATGAAGGTCATCGCGTTCCTGGGAAATACACGTCAgatcag CTCAATTTGGAAGATGGTGCTGAAATTTGTTGCATGTTTCACCAATCGGGAGGTGGCGTCTGTAGTATGCCAAAGATTACTTCGGCTTTTATATGA